The Hyperthermus butylicus DSM 5456 genome includes a region encoding these proteins:
- a CDS encoding TIGR04053 family radical SAM/SPASM domain-containing protein, whose protein sequence is MKVGSEHSGYPLHRTWPFERNPLLVFWETTKACMLACKHCRASAILKSLPGELTTEEAYKLIDDVAAFGQPYPILVLTGGDPLLRSDIWDIIAYAKGKGLRLAVAPAVSPNLTEDKVKKLAELGVDGVSISLDGSRPEIHDGIRGTSGVFEKTLWAIKTFQEYGVRVQVNTAVMRDNVHDLADIAALLLKLGVKVWEVFYLVPVGRAQLELNLTPEEWEDVSHFLYEASKYGLVVRTSEGPMFRRVAITRMLLELAGKNPDEALNTGPLYRQLVSRLRQLLGEPQGKPLASTTGTRDGKGVIFVSYNGTVYPSGFMPYPLGNIRVKSLVEIYRENLILKRLRGARFEGRCGRCEFREICGGSRARAYAVTGKPFGEDPACPYRPGTFSVMVSKLGVRVENVVREIEGLKYVLPPG, encoded by the coding sequence ATGAAGGTGGGCTCCGAGCATAGCGGATACCCGCTACATAGGACGTGGCCCTTTGAGAGGAACCCTCTCCTAGTCTTCTGGGAGACAACGAAGGCTTGTATGTTAGCGTGTAAGCACTGCAGGGCTTCTGCCATATTGAAGTCGTTGCCCGGTGAGCTAACAACTGAAGAGGCCTACAAGCTCATAGACGATGTAGCTGCGTTTGGGCAGCCCTACCCGATACTCGTCCTAACAGGTGGCGATCCCCTATTAAGGAGCGATATATGGGACATTATAGCGTACGCTAAGGGTAAAGGGCTCCGGCTGGCGGTAGCACCAGCAGTCTCGCCTAATCTTACCGAGGATAAGGTTAAGAAGCTCGCGGAGCTGGGTGTTGATGGTGTAAGCATAAGCCTTGACGGTAGCCGACCCGAGATACATGATGGTATAAGGGGTACCAGCGGCGTCTTCGAGAAGACGTTGTGGGCAATCAAGACGTTTCAAGAGTATGGTGTAAGGGTCCAAGTGAATACAGCCGTGATGCGAGATAATGTGCACGACCTGGCTGACATAGCTGCACTTCTCTTGAAGCTCGGGGTGAAGGTTTGGGAAGTATTCTACCTAGTCCCTGTCGGCAGAGCGCAGTTGGAGCTTAACCTCACACCTGAAGAGTGGGAGGATGTAAGCCACTTCCTCTACGAAGCCTCCAAGTATGGGCTTGTAGTAAGGACTTCTGAGGGCCCAATGTTCCGCAGGGTAGCGATAACGCGTATGCTGCTAGAGCTAGCAGGCAAGAACCCCGACGAGGCGTTAAACACTGGTCCTCTCTACCGCCAGCTGGTTTCACGGCTCCGCCAGCTCCTTGGAGAACCTCAAGGTAAGCCATTAGCCTCAACTACTGGTACACGCGATGGTAAGGGTGTCATATTTGTATCATACAACGGCACCGTGTACCCAAGTGGCTTCATGCCATACCCGCTTGGCAATATACGTGTCAAAAGCCTTGTTGAGATATATCGTGAAAACTTGATACTAAAGAGACTCCGTGGCGCTAGATTTGAGGGGAGATGTGGTAGGTGCGAGTTTAGAGAGATATGTGGCGGTAGTAGGGCTAGAGCCTACGCGGTCACTGGTAAACCATTCGGCGAGGATCCAGCATGTCCCTATAGGCCTGGCACTTTCTCGGTGATGGTGTCAAAGCTAGGTGTACGTGTTGAAAATGTAGTTAGGGAAATCGAGGGCTTAAAATACGTCCTGCCACCAGGGTGA
- a CDS encoding Lrp/AsnC family transcriptional regulator: protein MISPADYVTSIVGSRLAVEVLMKLQYEFPLTPTPYCDVASSLGIEVDELLEMLNKLRLLHVLKRVGFYFNVRASGKNVALIAISTSNPEAASKHLMELLEVTHSYLRENDKFNLWVVGRHTSRDAIVEAARATAERYGDGRWAVLWSVRTYRLSVKYDLISGTSRAGPYSEIAQSPPSPEELGVPGELAAALRRLPLAQHPYRAIAVKFRLDEERVFDAARRLLAAGVLADPGAALDGHRIGFKYNVMVTVKAREDRYDELCREIMQGVPEATHIVLRRVEPPGAWSHLCYFMVHAVSMQLIDKIIDRLYRLDLVDDVLKLPSIRDLAPGLVR, encoded by the coding sequence TTGATTAGCCCTGCTGACTACGTTACATCCATTGTCGGGTCTAGGCTAGCTGTTGAGGTGCTGATGAAGCTTCAATACGAGTTCCCTCTAACGCCGACGCCGTACTGTGATGTGGCAAGCTCCCTGGGTATTGAAGTGGATGAGCTGCTCGAAATGCTCAATAAGCTGCGCTTGTTACATGTGCTAAAGAGAGTTGGCTTTTACTTTAATGTTAGAGCTTCAGGAAAGAATGTGGCGTTGATAGCAATCTCCACCAGCAACCCCGAAGCAGCCTCCAAGCACCTAATGGAGTTGTTGGAGGTTACTCATAGCTATCTACGCGAGAACGACAAGTTCAACTTGTGGGTTGTTGGCAGACACACCAGTCGCGATGCCATAGTGGAGGCTGCTCGGGCGACGGCAGAACGTTATGGCGATGGTAGGTGGGCTGTACTGTGGAGTGTTAGAACGTACAGGCTTAGCGTGAAATACGATCTCATCAGCGGCACTAGCCGTGCTGGCCCCTACAGCGAGATAGCACAGTCACCGCCAAGTCCTGAAGAACTGGGAGTACCGGGGGAGCTTGCGGCAGCTCTACGTCGTCTCCCCCTAGCTCAGCATCCATACCGTGCTATAGCAGTAAAGTTCCGACTAGATGAGGAGAGAGTCTTTGATGCTGCTAGAAGACTGCTAGCAGCTGGCGTACTAGCTGATCCTGGTGCAGCCCTCGACGGGCATAGGATAGGGTTCAAGTACAATGTAATGGTCACGGTTAAGGCTCGCGAAGATAGGTACGACGAGCTATGCCGCGAGATAATGCAGGGTGTTCCAGAGGCAACACACATAGTGCTTCGGAGGGTAGAACCGCCCGGAGCTTGGAGCCACTTATGCTACTTCATGGTTCATGCGGTGTCGATGCAGCTCATCGACAAGATTATCGATAGGCTGTATAGGCTAGACCTCGTAGACGATGTTCTTAAGCTTCCAAGCATACGCGACCTAGCACCCGGCCTTGTAAGGTGA
- a CDS encoding radical SAM/SPASM domain-containing protein, translated as MIPVTVLVGGKAAVSRRIKGDYSVSKPPRFSELLRPIVFWNITYQCNLQCVHCYIKALAKRNPNELTTEEAKRVAEEIVEIGIPLVVFSGGEPLVRSDFWEIVEPMAGKQRPKLSLSTNGTLITRDVAEKLASYQFKYVGISIDSIKPEWHDRFRGVPGAFEAAVRGIKYVMELGIDVGVRTTLTKYNIEEVPAILKWAYDLGIKRVSLYVLDTVGRGAGIADWLPTHEQLRKFADTIIDEARKYSGEMEILIVRAQFLGIYIADKLARSPEDFMKYISLLDAQGNCGRKSISIYPNGDVKPCQFVDWVTLGNVRRQTLKDILSPENKELKPFLAIENYLRGPRCGRCPFRRICGGGSRGRALELTGDEWGDDPLCFIDFSAIAKKWGIDPNKIL; from the coding sequence ATGATACCCGTCACAGTGCTCGTAGGAGGTAAAGCCGCGGTTTCACGCAGGATTAAGGGAGACTATAGCGTCTCAAAACCCCCGAGGTTCTCGGAGCTACTCAGGCCAATAGTCTTCTGGAACATCACCTACCAGTGCAACCTACAGTGTGTACATTGCTACATAAAAGCACTAGCTAAGCGCAATCCCAACGAGCTAACTACTGAAGAGGCTAAGCGTGTAGCGGAGGAGATAGTCGAGATTGGTATCCCACTAGTCGTTTTCAGCGGCGGCGAGCCTCTAGTGAGAAGTGACTTCTGGGAGATAGTAGAACCTATGGCTGGTAAGCAGAGACCGAAACTGTCGTTGAGCACTAATGGCACATTAATAACGAGGGATGTTGCAGAGAAGCTTGCGTCATACCAGTTCAAGTATGTGGGTATATCTATTGATAGCATAAAGCCGGAGTGGCATGACAGGTTTAGGGGAGTACCCGGCGCATTTGAAGCTGCGGTACGTGGCATAAAATATGTTATGGAGCTAGGTATAGATGTTGGCGTGCGCACCACGCTTACCAAGTACAATATTGAGGAGGTACCAGCAATACTCAAGTGGGCCTACGATCTCGGCATAAAACGTGTAAGCCTCTACGTCCTAGATACCGTGGGTCGAGGAGCAGGTATTGCAGACTGGCTTCCCACCCATGAGCAGCTCCGCAAATTCGCAGATACAATAATAGATGAAGCACGCAAGTACTCGGGCGAAATGGAGATATTAATCGTCAGAGCGCAGTTCCTAGGAATCTACATTGCCGACAAGCTTGCTCGCTCTCCCGAGGACTTCATGAAGTACATATCGCTGCTTGATGCGCAGGGCAACTGCGGCAGGAAAAGCATAAGCATATACCCGAATGGCGATGTTAAGCCATGCCAGTTCGTAGACTGGGTAACCCTCGGCAACGTTCGGAGACAGACGCTAAAGGATATACTTAGCCCTGAGAACAAAGAGTTAAAGCCATTCCTAGCCATAGAGAACTACTTACGCGGCCCAAGGTGTGGCAGGTGTCCATTCCGGAGGATATGCGGGGGTGGCAGTAGGGGCAGGGCACTAGAGCTAACCGGCGACGAGTGGGGAGACGACCCGCTATGCTTCATAGACTTCTCCGCGATAGCTAAGAAGTGGGGCATAGATCCCAATAAGATCCTCTAG
- a CDS encoding 5-formyltetrahydrofolate cyclo-ligase yields the protein MNNGHIDVKEYKKRLREHIWRLLSERGVATFPPPWGRIPNFRGAEAAAAKLFDLGEWRRARIVKANPDSPQRWVRLATLRQGKLLVMATPRLHEGFILLDPKRIPSYLYEKASTIRGAFQLGRVIGIDELRSLGGIDFIVTGSVAVDRYGHRVGKGEGYAELEYAIMRELGLVDEDTPIATTVHDLQIVDHIPREPYDLTVDFIATPTRLIRVAERGPRPPGVIWELLPCEKLKEIPILVELAKRKGVSRPCREH from the coding sequence GTGAACAATGGGCACATTGATGTGAAGGAGTATAAGAAGAGGCTGAGGGAGCATATTTGGCGCCTCCTCTCCGAGCGGGGAGTTGCTACGTTCCCGCCGCCCTGGGGTAGGATTCCAAACTTTAGAGGTGCAGAAGCGGCCGCTGCTAAGCTATTCGATCTAGGAGAGTGGCGTAGAGCGAGGATTGTGAAAGCCAACCCTGACTCTCCCCAGCGATGGGTACGTCTAGCAACACTTAGACAAGGCAAGCTACTCGTTATGGCGACACCTAGGCTGCATGAGGGCTTCATACTTCTTGACCCGAAGAGGATACCCAGCTACCTCTATGAGAAAGCCTCGACAATACGTGGTGCCTTCCAGCTAGGCCGTGTCATAGGAATTGATGAGTTAAGGAGTCTTGGCGGCATAGACTTCATAGTTACAGGCTCTGTTGCCGTTGATAGGTATGGGCATAGGGTTGGCAAGGGCGAAGGCTATGCAGAGCTAGAGTACGCTATCATGAGGGAGCTAGGCCTCGTAGACGAGGATACACCTATAGCTACCACCGTCCACGATCTACAAATCGTCGACCATATACCTAGAGAGCCCTACGATCTCACCGTGGACTTCATCGCTACGCCAACGAGACTCATAAGAGTAGCTGAACGGGGGCCAAGGCCGCCGGGTGTGATTTGGGAGCTCTTACCTTGCGAGAAGCTGAAGGAGATACCGATACTTGTTGAACTGGCTAAAAGGAAGGGTGTTAGTAGGCCTTGCAGAGAGCACTAG
- a CDS encoding YraN family protein, which yields MKRWHASERIAFRLLEEQGYEILEVHKRVRIEGVEVAEVDAVARGPDGELYAVEVKAGRLDVHGVRQAYSNAILLNAKPLVICKGFADEAAEKLAEKLGVKVIALEDVFLVDSEELEDLVYHAVYDAVAEVVRLLFSEEVRVKPELLPYLRAIALKPTIQEAASYLSKPLSDVVRVVEFLRRLSPLARRGYRYVRLTASILLLRLRVAALLESFESTATRLEKLLEGVGAPR from the coding sequence ATGAAGCGTTGGCATGCAAGCGAACGTATAGCGTTTAGACTGCTGGAGGAGCAGGGCTACGAGATACTCGAGGTTCATAAGAGGGTACGAATTGAAGGTGTAGAGGTAGCCGAAGTCGATGCCGTGGCTAGGGGGCCTGATGGGGAACTTTACGCTGTAGAAGTTAAGGCTGGCAGGCTCGATGTACACGGTGTTAGGCAAGCATATAGTAATGCCATACTCCTCAATGCTAAACCGCTAGTGATATGTAAGGGATTTGCCGACGAAGCTGCAGAAAAGCTTGCCGAGAAACTGGGTGTGAAAGTTATAGCCTTGGAGGACGTCTTCCTAGTTGACAGCGAGGAGCTTGAGGACCTTGTATACCACGCTGTCTACGATGCTGTAGCTGAGGTTGTAAGACTGCTTTTCTCCGAAGAGGTGCGTGTTAAGCCTGAGCTTTTACCCTACCTGCGGGCGATAGCGCTTAAGCCGACTATCCAGGAAGCTGCATCCTACCTATCAAAACCGCTAAGCGACGTTGTGCGTGTAGTTGAGTTTCTCCGGCGACTCTCGCCTTTGGCAAGGCGGGGTTATCGTTACGTTAGGCTTACAGCCTCCATACTATTGTTGAGGCTTAGAGTTGCAGCCCTCCTGGAGAGCTTTGAGTCAACTGCTACTAGGCTGGAGAAGCTACTTGAGGGGGTGGGTGCGCCGCGGTGA